The DNA segment AACATACTCCTTCGTATACTTAACGAAAGAAAATTCTTCAACGAACCTATTCCCCTTCTGACAGCAATAGCGACAAGCAACCCGACGGCGGACGAGTACTACAACGAACCCCTTGATCCGGCAAACCTCGATCGGTTTATTCTTCAGGTGAAGGCCCTTGGAATTTCCTACGGAAGAAAATGGGACGAAGCCAGAAAGGTTATCGAGCTTTACGCCGAAAAGCCGTTTGAAGAAAAAATACCAAAAAGAGTAAGCAAAAAGCTTTTCGACAAAAGTTACAAGAAACTTGAGAAAATCCAGATCCCGCCCGATGTGCAGGAAGGTCTTGCGAGATTTACCGCCATAATGATCGAGGATTTCGGGCTTAACGAAACCAACTCCCTTATTACAGACAGGACGTTTTTCGTAAAAGCACTGAAGCTTGTCCGCTCCCACGCGCTTCTGAACGAAAGAGAGGTATGTTCAAGAGAAGACCTCGACGTTTTAAGATACATGACCGCTTTCCGGGTTCCTCCCGATGTCTACGAACAGATGGACAATATTCTTCGGAACATAGTTCAGGATAAAAAAAAAAGCCAGATGACCAGCTAAAGCCTGATCCGGATCAGATGCCTGATTCGGAGTTCGACCAGGATTTTTCTCAGGAACCCAAAGGGGAAATCCCTGACGAGGAAGCGGACAAGGAAACCGAGAACCCGCTTGCCGAAGCCCAGAAAACCTTCTTCGACGCGCTCAAGGATCTAAAGCAGAACCTTGATAACAACCAGAGCGAAATGGCTCCTCCCGAGGGCCAAGACGTGCCGAGCGACCCCACCGGGAACCCCCAGGACAGCGGAAACACGGAAAGGGAGGACAAATCCGCGCGCGCCTACATGAGCAGCAAATCCACCAAGGCCGGAGAGGACGACGATACTGTCATCCCGGGAAGGGGAAATACGGAAACCGCCGAGAACATAAAACGCATCATGAGAGTCCTTGAGGGCAATTTCCAGAAAAGCATGGCCAAGAAAACCTCCCACCCGGGAGGCTCCCCCAGAAAATGGAAACGCATGTCCTCTTTTGACGAGATAGAAGATATAGATCCCGTAGAGGCGTTCATATGGTCCCAGCATACCTCTCCCAAACTCCCGCGGGTTCACCTTCGAGAGAAAGAGACGCTCGGAGGAGAAATAGCCATACTCAGGGACATAAGCACTTCGATGATGGGAGTTTACAGCGAGTGGTCTTCATCCGTCGTAAAGGGAGTAATAGAGCTCGCGAGAAGAAAGAGAATGAGAATCGGCTATCTGGAATTTAATCACCGCTCAAGAAAACACACGAAAAATTCCCGCTTTTTCACCAGGGACTACAGGTGGATAGAACAGCTTGCGGAGAAAACGGACTGCTCTGGCAACACAAACTACGAAGAGGCACTTGGAGAAGCGCTTAAGGAATTCCGAGGCAGAGGGCTTAGAAACAAGCACATACTCTTTATAACCGACGGAATTCCAACTTCCGGCGATCCAAATGTGGAAGCTCAGAGAGTACGCGCAAAAAGTATAGGCGTCTGCATACACTCCATATTCATCGGGTCGAAGAACTACCCGCCAATACTTGAAATAATTTCAAAAGAAACGGTCGGAACACAGTTCATGGCGTCAAAGGGGCGTGACGACATAATACGCATAGAGAGAAAAGACAGGGCTTATCTGCAAGCCGAGCAGGAAAAAATCGCCAGATCGCAGCATGACGGCTTCGCAAGAGCATTCAGAGGAGAGTTCTAGTATGCCCGAAAGATGTTTTGAACATAGAAGATTATTGCTTCGCCTTCTTTAAAAGCTTGTTCACGGCATTTAAATGATCCTCGTATTTGCTTGAGAAAATATGGACCCCGTCTCCGTTTGAGACGAAGTAAAGATAGTCCACGTCTGCCGGTTCAAGCGCCGCGCGGATTGAATCAAGACCAGGGGCGGCTATCGGGCCCGGGGGAAGTCCTGAAACCACGTAGGTGTTATAGGGAGAAGGGAAACTCAGATCTTTTTTTCTAATATCGCCGTCAAACTTCTCGCCAAGAGCGTAAATCACCGTCGGGTCAAACTCAAGCTTCATCCCTTTGCGAAGCCGGTTGCGTATTACGGCCGAAACAAGAGGCCTCTCCGGGGAAAAAGCCGTTTCTTTCTCTATCAGTGAGGCGATGGTCACAATCTTCTTGATATCGGGTTGCGTGCTTACGATACCAAGCGTCGCGCAAACTTTCCGAAATCTATCGAGCATCGTTTCAATTACCTTTTCCGCAGGGTAGTCCCGCGCGAAGAAATAAGTATCGGGGAAAATGAATCCCTCAAGATTCGAAACGTCCACGCCAAGTTTTTTCTTGGAATACTCACCGTTTTCCGCAACCGCGAGAAACTCTTCCCGGGAAACTATCTGCGAGGCATCGAGAATCCCGGCCATCTGTACAAGAGTAATCCCTTCGGGAAAAGTGACTTTCCTTAAAGACACTTCGCCGCGACGCAGCTTTCTATGAACAGCATAAGGCGTCTCGCCGGCTGAAAACACGTATTCGCCGTGCTTAAGCTTCCTCTGGGTTCCGCTTAAAAAAGCCGAAAGAAAAAAAACCTCAGCTTTTCTTATCACTCCATCCCCTTCAAGCTTCTCCGCTATAGCGGATAGGCCAAGGCCTTGCGGTATGTCGACAATTTTTGTCTCAGTTGAAAAACCGTCTAGGAAATAAAGCCAAGCAGACAAAGCTAAGAGAAGGAAAACAAAAACCGCAAGCCCCGCTGATAAACGGTTAAATCGACGAGTCCCGCTCATCTGGAGAGTATCACCATCTCGTTTCGGTGGATTATCTCATCGCTGTACCTGTACCCAAGCACATCCTCTATTTCCGATGACCTCTTTCCGACGATCTTCCTTACCTCTGAAGAGCCGTAGGAACAAAGCCCTCTTGATATCTCGACCGCAGAGGAATTAAAGCAGCTTACAAGCTCTCCTATCCCGAATTCTCCCTCAACTTCCTTTATTCCCGAGGGAAGAAGGCTCTTGCCTTTCTTGGTAATCGCCTCTGCGGCGCCCTCATCCAGTATGAGTTTCCCCTGAGGCTTAAGCGTATAGGCAATCCAGTGCTTTTTGCCCGTGAGCCTTTCCCTTGTCGGAAGTATCACGGTTCCGTATTCGTGGCCGTCAAAAATACTCAGAAGAGAATCTTTTCTTTTACCGTTTGCGATTATAGTCGGCACCCCGAAGGCAGCGGCAGACCTTGCCGCCTGAACCTTGGTTCTCATCCCCCCGGAAGTGGTCTTGCCGAAAGTATCCCCGGCAAAGGACTCTATTCTCGAATCTATCTCCGCGATCGTGGAAAGCAACTTTGCGTTTTCGTCTTTCGCCGGATCCTTGTCGAAAAAACCCTCCACGTTGCTCAGCAGCACGAGAAGATCCGCTTCCGTAAGGGAAATCACAAGCGCCGCGAGATTGTCATTATCCCCAAACATGATTTCCTCGAAGGCCACCGTGTCGTTTTCGTTTATAACGGGAATTATCTCCATCTCAAGCAGCCGCCGGATGGTCTTTCTAGAGTTAAGGAACCTCTTCCTGTCGGAGAAGCCGTCGCGGGTAAGCAGAATCTGCGCGACATTAAGGCCGAACTCGGAAAAAGCCTCTTCGTAATTCCTGATAAGCTCGGTCTGACCGCAAGCCGAGATCGCCTGTTTTACGTCTATCTCCCGGGGTTTGGTCGAAAGACCCAATTTCTTCATCCCCGACGCTATGGCTCCCGAAGAAACTATGATCGTTCTCACTCCCCTCTGCTTAAGGTTAAAGATCTGCTTCGCCATTTCCTTGAAAACAGACTCGTTAAGAGACCCGTCGCCGTGGGTAAGCACGCTGCTTCCTATCTTGACTACGGCGGTCTTTACCTTCTTGATGAGATTTTTTCTTTCCTGCTCGCTCATGGCGGTTCTATTCTACCCAAATACGAAAATCCATCCTATTTGACAACAAATAAGGCTCTTGATATCTTTTCAGTTCGCTTTCGTTGCGGGAATAGCTCAGTTGGCTAGAGCGTCTCCTTGCCAAGGAGAAGGTCGCGGGTTCGAATCCCGTTTCCCGCTCCACTTCCCACACTGTTCCGTTCATATCTCGGTTTCTTCGAAAAATTCGCCGATTTTCCTGCGGATCACTATATCAGCCTCATCATCAAAAGGAGTTTCCATCAGATTTATGATCACAAGCGCGGCTCCTTTGGAGAGAGCTAGGCGAGGAAGTCCGCTCGCCGGAGCAACGAGAAGGGAAGAGCCCATAACGATAAGCGCTTCCGAGTTTGAAACGAGATCAATCGATTTCTCCCACGGTTCCTCTGGAAGAGCTTCCCCGAAAAAAACGGCATCGGGCTTCAAAATTCCCTCGCACCGCGAGCAGAGCGGAGGATTTTCTCCCTCAAAAACCCTGCTCATCACATCTTCCATCGGATAGTACTCCCGGCACTGGAGACAAACAACGCGTCTTACGGAACCGTGGAGCTCAAACACGTTCTCAGAACCCGCCTTGGTGTGCAGGCCGTCCACGTTCTGCGTTATAACCCCCTTGAGCCAGCCCCTTTCCTCAAGACGCGCAAGTGCGTAATGGCCCGCATTGGGTTCGGCGGCAGCCCTGACCGGATAGGATTCCATGGCGTAGGAATAGTAATTCTCGGGATTTCTCAAAAACCCGGAGAGCGAGACCACTGACTGGTCCATTTTTTCCCACATGCCGGTTCCGGGAGAACGGTAGTCAGGTATTCCGGATTCGGTACTTATTCCGGCTCCAGTGAAGGCAACCGCGCTCTTGGTTTCCTCCAGCAGTTCCAAAAAAAGCTTGACTTCCGTTTCCATAAAGTACAGCCAGCACTACCCGGCAAAAGCAATGAAGTTCGGAGTTTCTTCGACGCTCCCACACCACCTTCTGACCGACGGATAAATCTCCAGGTCGAATCCCCCTTCGCCGCAAAGCATTGTGTAAGGATAGCACGCGATGTCCGCTATGGAGTAACTCCCGCAGAGAAACTCGTTTCGGGAAAGGTGGTCTTCAAGAATCGCAAGCGCGACGTTTCCTTGTGCGTGAAGTTTCTCTAGCGTCCCTGGCGGCACTTGGTCGGGGGACAGAAACTTCACAAAATACCTTGCGAGCGCCAAGTTAGGATCTACAGTTGTCTTTCCGAAAAAAGTCCACTGCGCAATCAGACCATAAGTTTCCGGATCATCCGATAAATAGGGATTCGGAGAAAATTTCTTTGCCAAGTAGAAAAGTATTGCGTTTGATTCCCACATAACAAAGTTCCCATCCGCAAGAACCGGGATCTTGCAGTTGGGATTAAGCGCGGAAAACTCCTTTTTTTTATGTTCCCCCGCGAATATATCCACAGTCACTCCCTCATATTCGACCGAGAGCTGGTGCAGGAGAAGTTTCGCTTTGTAGGCGTTTCCAGAAAGCGGATGTTCGTAGAGTCTTATCATTTAATCCCTCACATATTGCAAGAATTCTTCGCTCAGAAGCTCAGGGCCCAGTATCTCGCGCAGAGTTTCCTTTCGGGGGAACACGTAGGTCACCGCGGCACTTGCAAGCTCGGTTCCGTCCTCATCCCTTATTACCGAATCGACTTCAACTCTTCTTCCCCTGATCTCCCTTATCTTGGCTCTCACGTCAAGCATTGTGCCGCTTGGAACCTTTTTCATGTAAGCAATGTCTATTTTCGCCGTAAAGGCAATCTTGCGGGTTTCATTGAACATGGCCCAGAAAGAAACCTCGTCGACAAGAGCACACTGAACTCCCCCGTGCACTATCCCCGGCCAGCCGCAAAAATGCTCCTCGGCAGAAATGGTAGTGAAAACCTCGTCGGTTTCCTGATCATGAAAAAATTTAAGGCGGAGTCCGTGCTCATTGTGCGGACCGCACGCAAAGCAGTTATAGCCTGGAAAACCGGAGAGCACGTTTTCGACTTCCTTTATCATCAGTCTCCCTCCGCGACTTTCGCAACCGCGGCCACAAGTTCCTCGGGCTCAAGGTTTATGACTTTCACCCCTTGGGCGGCTCGGCCCGTGTTACGTATCTCGGAAACGCTCGTTCTTATAATCTTGCCGCCCTGATTACTTATGAGCATTATCTCCGTATCATCATCCACTTGGAACCCCCCGACCACTCTTCCATTTCGCTCGGTTATGTTGACGGTCTTCACCCCCACCCCTCCCCTTTTCGTGAGCCTGTACTCCGAGATTAGGGTGCACTTGCCGTAGCCCATCTCGGTTATGGTAAGTATCTGCGCGTTCTGGTTCCTTATGACCTCAAGACTCACCACTTCGTCACCTTCTCTGAGCCTTATACCTTTAACACCTGTCGACACCCTGCCCATGTTCCTGACGTCCGTGCCTTTGAACCTGATCGCCTGGCCGTTCCTTGAAGTAAGAAGCACCTCGTCGTCCTCTGACGCAAGCGCCGCTCCCACAAGTTCATCTCCCTCGAGTATGTTAAGGGCTTTTATCCCTCCTACGCGGGGATTTGAATATGCTCTCAGCTTCGTTTTCTTAACGATTCCGTTTCGAGTCGCCATGACTATTGAGACGTCTTCGGCGAAGTCCTTTACGGGCAACACGGCTGCCACCTTCTCTCCCTTATCAAGATTAAGCAGGTTCACCATCGCCCTTCCCCGCGCGGTGGGAGAGGCCTCGGGAATCTGGTAGACCTTGAGCCAGTAGCATCTTCCTAGGCTTGAGAAAAACAGAATGCTGGTGTGTCTTGACGCGGTGAACAGGTCGTTAACGAAATCGGCATCCTTGGTGCCCATTCCGGTTCTTCCCCTCCCGCCCCTTCTCTGGTTTCGGTAAACGCTGAGCGGTATGCTCTTTATGTAACCCCCGTAGGTGGTGGTAACCACCATCTCCTCGTCGGTTATAAGATCCTCGATGGATATCTCCCCGACGTCCTCAACGATTTCGGTTCTCCTTGTGTCCCCGAATTTTTCCCTCAGCTCGGTTAGTTCTTCCACCGCAAGATCGAGTATCAGTTTTTCGCTTTCCAGTATCTCCCTTAGTTTGGCCACGGTGGCGATAAGCTCGCGTCTTTCCTCGAGTATCTTGTCCCTCTCAAGTGCCGTAAGTCTCTGAAGGCGCATCTCCAAGATGGCCTGAGCCTGGCGCTCCGAAAGCGCAAACGTCCGCACAAGACCCGCTTTCGCGGCCGCGGGGCTCTCGGAACCTTTTATGAGCTCGACGATCTCATCGAGGTTATCAAGAGCGATCTTGAACCCCTCAAGAATGTGAAGACGCTCCTCCGCC comes from the Candidatus Dadabacteria bacterium genome and includes:
- the proB gene encoding glutamate 5-kinase gives rise to the protein MSEQERKNLIKKVKTAVVKIGSSVLTHGDGSLNESVFKEMAKQIFNLKQRGVRTIIVSSGAIASGMKKLGLSTKPREIDVKQAISACGQTELIRNYEEAFSEFGLNVAQILLTRDGFSDRKRFLNSRKTIRRLLEMEIIPVINENDTVAFEEIMFGDNDNLAALVISLTEADLLVLLSNVEGFFDKDPAKDENAKLLSTIAEIDSRIESFAGDTFGKTTSGGMRTKVQAARSAAAFGVPTIIANGKRKDSLLSIFDGHEYGTVILPTRERLTGKKHWIAYTLKPQGKLILDEGAAEAITKKGKSLLPSGIKEVEGEFGIGELVSCFNSSAVEISRGLCSYGSSEVRKIVGKRSSEIEDVLGYRYSDEIIHRNEMVILSR
- a CDS encoding PaaI family thioesterase, with the translated sequence MIKEVENVLSGFPGYNCFACGPHNEHGLRLKFFHDQETDEVFTTISAEEHFCGWPGIVHGGVQCALVDEVSFWAMFNETRKIAFTAKIDIAYMKKVPSGTMLDVRAKIREIRGRRVEVDSVIRDEDGTELASAAVTYVFPRKETLREILGPELLSEEFLQYVRD
- a CDS encoding VWA domain-containing protein: MPDSEFDQDFSQEPKGEIPDEEADKETENPLAEAQKTFFDALKDLKQNLDNNQSEMAPPEGQDVPSDPTGNPQDSGNTEREDKSARAYMSSKSTKAGEDDDTVIPGRGNTETAENIKRIMRVLEGNFQKSMAKKTSHPGGSPRKWKRMSSFDEIEDIDPVEAFIWSQHTSPKLPRVHLREKETLGGEIAILRDISTSMMGVYSEWSSSVVKGVIELARRKRMRIGYLEFNHRSRKHTKNSRFFTRDYRWIEQLAEKTDCSGNTNYEEALGEALKEFRGRGLRNKHILFITDGIPTSGDPNVEAQRVRAKSIGVCIHSIFIGSKNYPPILEIISKETVGTQFMASKGRDDIIRIERKDRAYLQAEQEKIARSQHDGFARAFRGEF
- a CDS encoding MoxR family ATPase, which encodes MNPANPFASLREEMDKHVVGHDEVKTALLLGIISREHIYIEGPPGTAKTMLSEIVSKAAQLNFFFYQLHRDTRLSELVGDLTIVKEDTELGERIKQDIIKGGILTSEICLLDDISRAPGESLNILLRILNERKFFNEPIPLLTAIATSNPTADEYYNEPLDPANLDRFILQVKALGISYGRKWDEARKVIELYAEKPFEEKIPKRVSKKLFDKSYKKLEKIQIPPDVQEGLARFTAIMIEDFGLNETNSLITDRTFFVKALKLVRSHALLNEREVCSREDLDVLRYMTAFRVPPDVYEQMDNILRNIVQDKKKSQMTS
- a CDS encoding NAD-dependent protein deacylase; protein product: METEVKLFLELLEETKSAVAFTGAGISTESGIPDYRSPGTGMWEKMDQSVVSLSGFLRNPENYYSYAMESYPVRAAAEPNAGHYALARLEERGWLKGVITQNVDGLHTKAGSENVFELHGSVRRVVCLQCREYYPMEDVMSRVFEGENPPLCSRCEGILKPDAVFFGEALPEEPWEKSIDLVSNSEALIVMGSSLLVAPASGLPRLALSKGAALVIINLMETPFDDEADIVIRRKIGEFFEETEI
- the gyrA gene encoding DNA gyrase subunit A codes for the protein MDTSSRVQTVNIEDEMKESYLSYSMSVIVGRALPDVRDGLKPVHRRILYGMSEAGNVWNRPYKKSARVVGDVMGKYHPHGDSAIYDSLVRMAQDFSMRIPLVDGQGNFGSVDGDSPAAMRYTEVRLSRISSEMLEDLDKETVEFYPNYDGGELEPSVLPTKVPNLLLNGSSGIAVGMSTNIPPHNLGELLDAVVAQIRDPNITVDRLLEIMPGPDFPTGGFVSGRDDIRTAYATGRGIVRTRARVRIEKQKKGGREVIIVTELPYQVNKARLAQKIAELVREEKIKGITDIRDESDREGIRLVIDVKSGEHAQVVLNQLYKHTQMYTSFGIIMLALVRNQPKVLSLKELLAYFIEHRKEVITRRTQYELRKAEERLHILEGFKIALDNLDEIVELIKGSESPAAAKAGLVRTFALSERQAQAILEMRLQRLTALERDKILEERRELIATVAKLREILESEKLILDLAVEELTELREKFGDTRRTEIVEDVGEISIEDLITDEEMVVTTTYGGYIKSIPLSVYRNQRRGGRGRTGMGTKDADFVNDLFTASRHTSILFFSSLGRCYWLKVYQIPEASPTARGRAMVNLLNLDKGEKVAAVLPVKDFAEDVSIVMATRNGIVKKTKLRAYSNPRVGGIKALNILEGDELVGAALASEDDEVLLTSRNGQAIRFKGTDVRNMGRVSTGVKGIRLREGDEVVSLEVIRNQNAQILTITEMGYGKCTLISEYRLTKRGGVGVKTVNITERNGRVVGGFQVDDDTEIMLISNQGGKIIRTSVSEIRNTGRAAQGVKVINLEPEELVAAVAKVAEGD
- the mltG gene encoding endolytic transglycosylase MltG — protein: MSGTRRFNRLSAGLAVFVFLLLALSAWLYFLDGFSTETKIVDIPQGLGLSAIAEKLEGDGVIRKAEVFFLSAFLSGTQRKLKHGEYVFSAGETPYAVHRKLRRGEVSLRKVTFPEGITLVQMAGILDASQIVSREEFLAVAENGEYSKKKLGVDVSNLEGFIFPDTYFFARDYPAEKVIETMLDRFRKVCATLGIVSTQPDIKKIVTIASLIEKETAFSPERPLVSAVIRNRLRKGMKLEFDPTVIYALGEKFDGDIRKKDLSFPSPYNTYVVSGLPPGPIAAPGLDSIRAALEPADVDYLYFVSNGDGVHIFSSKYEDHLNAVNKLLKKAKQ
- a CDS encoding glutathione S-transferase family protein; amino-acid sequence: MIRLYEHPLSGNAYKAKLLLHQLSVEYEGVTVDIFAGEHKKKEFSALNPNCKIPVLADGNFVMWESNAILFYLAKKFSPNPYLSDDPETYGLIAQWTFFGKTTVDPNLALARYFVKFLSPDQVPPGTLEKLHAQGNVALAILEDHLSRNEFLCGSYSIADIACYPYTMLCGEGGFDLEIYPSVRRWCGSVEETPNFIAFAG